A single window of Montipora capricornis isolate CH-2021 chromosome 14, ASM3666992v2, whole genome shotgun sequence DNA harbors:
- the LOC138033337 gene encoding uncharacterized protein, with the protein MFTTLLYFGSENVSMNWKRLFLKAPQPRGGLLPQLRFAHLQPLVDMFANLTHVTPNRSDCMFATEEFSDLKELETKQTILLLIIVSTAPSRRDRRDAIRQTWGTKCHGEVRCKFFTDGIQIPKEDKANLSNEKHIYKDIEFQPVVGGRSFGLRYLYQMMWAAVKYNFTYFLRLDDDYFVCLERLKYELRHRPTKMLSWGWYHCQFGDLIYVDEAWTLFTHDVIVRFLSQDPQRILCHPHADQQIPIWINSVFNKSDNLISFDDRRLDHPKNPNKVKMFEKLTNTCDSFMGIHGSSPELMQRFWKYSNDKAKEVTALTEISQTCNKPFVFDISKMGKAFSFDLRPCLQNPRWAPGEIMWTGIHSGAKTGPLPCP; encoded by the exons ATGTTTACTACGCTGTTGTACTTTGGCAGCGAGAACGTTTCTATGAACTGGAAGAGGTTGTTCCTCAAAGCACCTCAACCACGAGGTGGCCTCCTGCCACAACTAAGATTCGCACACCTTCAACCACTTGTGGACATGTTCGCTAACTTGACGCATGTTACACCCAATAGAAGTGATTGCATGTTTGCAACGGAGGAATTCAGTGATTTGAAAGAGCTCGagacaaaacaaaccatccTCCTTCTAATTATTGTATCTACGGCGCCTTCAAGACGAGACAGGAGAGATGCAATAAGACAGACATGGGGGACGAAATGTCACGGAGAG GTGCGGTGCAAGTTTTTCACTGACGGCATTCAAATACCCAAAGAGGATAAGGCGAATCTTTCTaatgaaaaacacatttacAAAGACATAGAATTTCAACCGGTTGTTGGCGGCCGAAGTTTTGGCCTTCGATATCTCTACCAAATGATGTGGGCTGCGGTCAAGTACAACTTCACGTATTTCCTCCGTCTTGACGATGACTATTTCGTGTGCCTTGAGAGGCTCAAATATGAGTTACGCCACAGGCCTACCAAGATGTTAAGCTGGGGCTGGTATCACTGTCAATTTGGAGATCTCATTTACGTGGACGAAGCTTGGACGCTATTTACTCATGACGTCATTGTGCGCTTTTTGTCTCAAGACCCTCAGCGAATCCTTTGTCATCCACACGCGGATCAGCAAATTCCTATTTGGATTAACAGCGTCTTTAATAAAAGCgacaatttaatttcttttgacGATCGAAGGCTTGATCACCCTAAAAATCCGAACAAGGTGAAGATGTTTGAAAAGTTGACCAACACATGCGACTCCTTCATGGGTATTCACGGAAGCTCGCCAGAATTAATGCAGAGATTTTGGAAGTACAGTAACGACAAGGCTAAGGAAGTCAcagctttaactgaaatttCACAAACATGTAATAAGCCTTTTGTATTTGACATATCTAAAATGGGTAAAGCCTTTAGTTTTGATCTCAGACCCTGTTTACAAAATCCACGATGGGCTCCAGGAGAGATAATGTGGACAGGGATCCATTCAGGGGCCAAGACAGGTCCTCTTCCATGCCCTTAA